The Chryseolinea soli nucleotide sequence CGTCTACAACACCTTTGTTCTCGGCCGAAGAGATCATAACTCAATATGCCATGAACGTAGATCCCGACAACGGTGAAATATGGATTGGCGATGCCTTGAACTATAGCTCGGAAGGAAAAGTTTATATTTACACCAGCGATGGCAAGCTCAAAAAGACATTCACCGCCGGCATCAGTCCTACCAATTTTGTTTTTAGATGAAAGACGAAGAACATGAGGAAAAAGACGAACCTGTATTATACTACATGGAAAACGGCTTTGTCGTGTTCACGGAAGCCTATCACTTAAAACGAGGTTATTGTTGTAAGAACGGATGCCGTCATTGTCCTTATGGATTCAAAAAGAAAAGTAACGATAAGCTGGAGCGGAGGTAAAGACTCCGCTTTCGCTTTATATAAGATCCTCACGTCGGGCGAGTACCACGTGGTGGATCTTCATACCACGTTGAACGAAGAGACCCGGCGCGTGGGCCTGCACGGCGTGCACGAAACGCTCATCGAACAACAAGCTGCGGGCCTGGGCCTGCCACTGACAAAATTGTACCTGCCGTCCAGCGAAGATCACGACGCCTATGAAAAGTTGATGATCGCATACTACAAACAATGCGCCCGACGCGGCATCGAACAGGTTGTTTTTGGTGATATTTTTTTGGAAGACCTTCGCTTGTTTCGCGAGAAGCTGTTGCAGAACACAGCCTTAAGCTCTCTTTATCCGCTGTGGAAAATAGATACGCAAAAGTTATTGAATGACTTTATCGCGATCGGATTTAAAACAGTGATCTGTTCGGCCGATGCGGACAAGTTTTTGCAAGACCAGCTAGGCAATACGATCGACACGGCCTTTGCTGAAAATATTCGGCCTGGCGTGGACCCGTGTGGCGAGAACGGAGAGTACCATACATTGGTGTATGACGGTCCGATTTTTAAGAAACCGGTGCCATTCCAAACCGGCGAGGTGGTGAAGAAGCAGTACAGTTTTCAAAAGAAAAATCAGCAAGGCGAAAACGAGCGGGTGGAAAAATCTTTCTGGTTTCAGGACTTGCTTCCGCGGATCGCCTGATGATAGGCCTCCAATAATTTTTGTGCAGCATCCTGGGCCGACAACTTCATGGCTTCCACGTCACGCTCCAGCGTTTTGCGTAATGTTTTGAGCGTCGGGTGCCGCTGGAGATCGGCTTGCAAAGCGTCCTTGAAATATTCACGAAACCACTCCACATTTTGTTGTCTGCGGAGGCTGTCGAGAAATCCAGACGCTTGCGTGTGCCGGTGATGCTCTTCGATCATATGCCATATGCCTTCAATGCCTTCGCCGGTCAAGGCAGAAGTCGTGACCACGCGGGGCGTCCAGCCCGAAGCACCGGGCGGAAACAAATGAAGGGCGTGTTGATATTCGGCCCGCGCTTCTTGCGCGCGCGAAAAATTGTCACCCTCCGCTTTGGTGATGGCAATCGCATCGGCCATTTCCATGATGCCCTTCTTGATGCCCTGCAGCTCATCGCCGGCCCCGGCCAGCATGAGCAACAGGAAAAAGTCTACCATGTTTTTTACGGACACTTCCGACTGTCCGACGCCCACGGTCTCGACGATGATCACATCAAACCCCGCGGCTTCACACAAGAGCATCGCCTCCCGCGTTTTGTGAGCCACACCGCCCAAGGCATTGCCCGACGACGACGGGCGAATAAAGCAGTTTGGATTTTTTGAGAGCTCTTCCATGCGGGTCTTGTCACCCAAAATGCTCCCCCGCGTCAGCGGGCTGCTGGGATCGACGGTGAGAACGCCAACCTTCTTTCCCTGTTGAATGAGATACAAGCCCAAAACCTCGATAAACGTACTTTTTCCAACGCCCGGAACCCCGGTAATGCCCAGCCGGATAGCGCCACCGGTTTTTGGGCTGATGGCCGAAAGCAGCCGTGCCGCCAGCGCTTGGTCGTCGTGAAGGGTGCTTTCAATGAGCGTGATG carries:
- a CDS encoding diphthine--ammonia ligase; amino-acid sequence: MDSKRKVTISWSGGKDSAFALYKILTSGEYHVVDLHTTLNEETRRVGLHGVHETLIEQQAAGLGLPLTKLYLPSSEDHDAYEKLMIAYYKQCARRGIEQVVFGDIFLEDLRLFREKLLQNTALSSLYPLWKIDTQKLLNDFIAIGFKTVICSADADKFLQDQLGNTIDTAFAENIRPGVDPCGENGEYHTLVYDGPIFKKPVPFQTGEVVKKQYSFQKKNQQGENERVEKSFWFQDLLPRIA
- a CDS encoding DUF5522 domain-containing protein, which translates into the protein MENGFVVFTEAYHLKRGYCCKNGCRHCPYGFKKKSNDKLERR
- the meaB gene encoding methylmalonyl Co-A mutase-associated GTPase MeaB yields the protein MKPRPRSKRTLTEYTEGIRRGDRVLLGQAITLIESTLHDDQALAARLLSAISPKTGGAIRLGITGVPGVGKSTFIEVLGLYLIQQGKKVGVLTVDPSSPLTRGSILGDKTRMEELSKNPNCFIRPSSSGNALGGVAHKTREAMLLCEAAGFDVIIVETVGVGQSEVSVKNMVDFFLLLMLAGAGDELQGIKKGIMEMADAIAITKAEGDNFSRAQEARAEYQHALHLFPPGASGWTPRVVTTSALTGEGIEGIWHMIEEHHRHTQASGFLDSLRRQQNVEWFREYFKDALQADLQRHPTLKTLRKTLERDVEAMKLSAQDAAQKLLEAYHQAIRGSKS